The following proteins come from a genomic window of Tenebrio molitor chromosome 9, icTenMoli1.1, whole genome shotgun sequence:
- the zip gene encoding myosin heavy chain, non-muscle isoform X3, with product MADADNKDRYDPELKYLCVDRNNFNDPATQAEWTQKRLVWVPHESQGFVAASIKGERGDEVEVELQETGKRTTVAKDDIQKMNPPKFDKVEDMAELTCLNEACVLHNLKDRYYSGLIYTYSGLFCVVVNPYKKLPIYTEKIMERYKGIKRHEVPPHVFAITDTAYRSMLQEREDQSILCTGESGAGKTENTKKVIQYLAYVAASKSPKGAGAGGLEQQLLQANPILEAFGNAKTIKNDNSSRFGKFIRINFDASGYIAGANIETYLLEKSRAIRQAKQERTFHIFYQLLSGASTEQKKEFILEDPKSYPFLREDNHIVPGVDDSAEFQATIKSMNIMGMTNEDFSAIYRVVSAVMLFGTMQFKQDRNSDQATLPDNTVAQKIAHLLGLSVTDMTKAFLKPRIKVGRDFVTKSQTKEQVEFAVEAISKACYERMFRWLVTRINRSLGRTKRQGASFIGILDIAGFEIFELNSFEQLCINYTNEKLQQLFNHTMFILEQEEYQREGIEWKFIDFGLDLQPTIDLIDKPMGIMALLDEECLFPKATDKTFVDKLVSAHSSHPKFKKSDFRGVADFSIIHYAGKVDYCANQWLMKNMDPQNENVVSLLQASQDPFVVYIWKDAESIGRAKGMFRTVSYLYKEQLANLMVTLRNTNPNFVRCIIPNHEKRAGKIDAPLVLDQLRCNGVLEGIRICRQGFPNRIPFQEFRQRYELLTPNVINKGFMDGKKACETMIKSLELDQNLYRIGQSKIFFRAGVLAHLEEERDYKITDLIVNFQAFCRGFLSRRNYQKRVQQLNAIRIIQRNCSAYLKLRNWQWWRLYTKVKPLLEVTKQEEKLMQKEDELKQVKDKLEFHIKTTKEYETKYQQAQEEKIVLQEQLQAEVELCAEAEEMRARLTARKQELEEILHDLEARIEEEEERANTLSNDKKKLQLTIQDLEEQLEEEEGARQKLQLEKVQCDGKIKKLEEDLALSDDTNQKLLKEKKVLEERSNDLSQTLAEEEEKAKHLAKLKAKHEATIAELEERLLKDHQQRQESDRSKRKVETEVNDLKEQLSEKRLQLEEMQLQLGKKEEELAQAMVRVDEEGALKAQSQKALRELESQLSELQEDLEAEKAARSKAEKLKRDLNEELEALKNELLDSLDTTAAQQELRSKREQELANLKKNLEDENQVHEATLAEMRHKHTQELGSVNEQLETIKKQKMSVEKAKQALEAENADLASELRNVGASRQEGERRRKQAESQLVEVQGKLVEVERVRVELQEKAQKLQQEMDNIVQQLEEAELKASAAVKNQATIESQFAEAQSALEEETRQKLALSSKLRQLESDKENLQEQIEEEEEAKKNLEKQVNTLAVQLAEAKKKAEDEAEQSAILEESKKKLAKDLELLQRQVEELTAANDKLERSKKKVAAELEDTNIDLETQRQKVTELEKKQKNFDKVLAEEKQVSEQLMSEKDAAEREAREKETRVLSLSRELDESNVKVEELERTKRQLQAELDELVNNQGTADKNVHELEKAKRSLETQLAELKAQNEELEDELQLTEDAKLRLEVNMQALRAQFERDVQAKEEQAEEKRRGIVKQLRDLEAELDEERKQRASAVTARKKLEGDLKELEAQIEMQCKMKEDALKQLKKSQQQCKEAVRDAEEARASRDELAAGCKEAERKVKTLEAEVLQLSEDHASAERARRAAEAERDELLEEVNNSNSKGALLIDEKRRLEARIATLEEEIEEEQSNNELLQDRTRKAQLTIEQLTSELATERSQAQKQESSKLLLERQNKELKAKLTELETAQRTKTKATIAALESKITNLEEQLEVEAKERLAQQKTNRKLDKRLKELVMQLEDERRHADQYKEQVDKANSRVKTLKRQLDEAEEEITREKAQKRKVQRDYEDMLESNESMTRELNNLKSKLRRGTGASSGMGLPRLSGRGSIQSGGNGSGDDSTIQDDAVDGEDAPN from the exons ATGGCGGACGCCGACAACAAGGACCGCTACGATCCCGAGCTGAAGTACCTATGCGTCGACAGGAACAACTTCAACGACCCGGCCACCCAGGCCGAGTGGACCCAGAAGCGGCTCGTGTGGGTGCCCCACGAGTCGCAGGGCTTCGTCGCCGCCAGCATCAAGGGCGAGCGCGGCGACGAGGTCGAAGTCGAGCTCCAGGAGACGGGCAAGAGGACCACCGTCGCCAAAGATGACATCCAGAAGATGAACCCGCCCAAGTTCGACAAGGTCGAGGACATGGCGGAGCTCACCTGCCTCAACGAGGCCTGCGTCCTCCACAACCTCAAGGACAGATACTACTCGGGGCTCATTTAT ACCTATTCCGGGCTTTTCTGCGTGGTGGTCAACCCCTACAAGAAActgccaatttacacagaaaaaatCATGGAACGGTACAAAGGCATCAAGCGACACGAAGTGCCTCCTCACGTTTTCGCCATAACGGACACGGCCTACCGCTCGATGTTGCAAG aACGAGAGGACCAGTCGATCCTTTGCACCGGCGAATCCGGCGCCGGCAAAACCGAAAACACGAAAAAAGTCATCCAGTATTTGGCCTACGTGGCCGCATCGAAATCCCCCAAAGGAGCAGGAGCG GGTGGCCTAGAACAACAGCTTTTGCAAGCCAACCCCATACTCGAAGCTTTCGGCAACGCCAAGACCATCAAGAACGACAATTCTTCCAGATTT GGTAAATTCATCAGGATAAATTTCGATGCTTCTGGGTATATCGCAGGGGCGAACATCGAAACTTACCTACTTGAGAAATCACGTGCCATAAGACAAGCCAAACAGGAGAGGACCTTCCACATCTTCTACCAGCTCTTGTCCGGGGCCTCCACCGAACAGAAAA aGGAGTTCATCCTGGAGGACCCCAAGTCGTACCCGTTCCTCCGCGAGGACAATCACATCGTTCCGGGCGTGGACGATTCCGCCGAGTTCCAGGCCACCATCAAGAGCATGAACATCATGGGAATGACCAACGAGGACTTCAGCGCCATCTACCGGGTCGTCTCAGCTGTCATGCTGTTCGGCACGATGCAGTTCAAACAGGACCGCAACTCGGACCAGGCCACGTTGCCCGACAACACGGTGGCCCAAAAAATCGCACACCTGTTGGGTCTGTCCGTCACGGATATGACCAAGGCCTTCCTCAAGCCCAGGATCAAGGTCGGAAGGGATTTCGTCACGAAGAGTCAGACCAAAGAACAG GTGGAATTCGCAGTTGAGGCCATCTCCAAGGCGTGCTATGAGCGCATGTTCCGTTGGTTGGTGACCAGGATCAACCGGTCCTTGGGTCGCACCAAGAGACAAGGAGCCAGCTTCATCGGCATCCTCGACATCGCAGGTTTCGAAATCTTCGAGCTGAACTCGTTCGAACAGCTCTGCATCAACTACACCAACGAGAAGCTCCAGCAGCTGTTCAACCACACTATGTTCATCCTGGAGCAGGAAGAGTACCAGCGCGAAGGCATCGAATGGAAATTCATCGACTTCGGCCTCGACCTCCAGCCCACCATCGACCTGATCGACAAGCCGATGGGTATCATGGCCTTGCTCGACGAAGAGTGTCTCTTCCCCAAGGCCACCGATAAGACGTTCGTCGACAAGCTGGTCAGCGCGCACTCGAGCCACCCCAAGTTCAAGAAGAGCGACTTCCGGGGCGTGGCCGACTTCTCCATCATCCACTACGCGGGGAAGGTCGACTATTGCGCCAACCAGTGGCTCATGAAGAACATGGACCCGCAGAACGAGAACGTGGTGTCGCTGTTGCAAGCTTCGCAAGATCCTTTCGTCGTCTACATCTGGAAGGACGCCGAGAGTATCGGACGCGCCAAAGGCATGTTCAGGACTGTTTCGTACCTGTACAAGGAGCAGTTGGCCAACCTGATGGTGACCCTGCGCAACACTAATCCGAACTTCGTGCGTTGTATcattccgaatcacgagaaaCGCGCCGGGAAGATCGACGCTCCTCTGGTGCTGGACCAGTTGAGGTGCAACGGCGTCCTCGAGGGCATCAGGATCTGCAGACAAGGCTTCCCAAACAGGATTCCCTTCCAGGAGTTCAGGCAACGGTACGAGTTGCTCACACCTAACGTCATCAACAAAGGATTCATGGATGGGAAGAAGGCCTGCGAGACCATGATCAAGAGTTTGGAACTTGACCAGAATCTTTACAGAATCGGACAGTCGAAGATCTTCTTCAGAGCTGGAGTTCTGGCACATCTGGAAGAGGAACGCGACTACAAGATCACCGATTTGATCGTCAACTTCCAGGCTTTCTGTCGAGGATTCTTGTCCAGGAGAAACTACCAGAAGCGAGTCCAACAGCTCAACGCCATCAGGATCATCCAGAGGAATTGCTCGGCGTATCTCAAATTGCGCAACTGGCAATGGTGGAGACTCTACACCAAAGTGAAACCTCTCTTGGAGGTGACCAAGCAAGAAGAGAAGCTCATGCAGAAAGAAGACGAGTTGAAGCAAGTCAAGGACAAGTTGGAGTTCCACATCAAGACGACGAAAGAGTACGAGACCAAGTACCAACAGGCTCAAGAAGAGAAGATCGTCCTTCAGGAGCAACTCCAGGCCGAGGTGGAGTTGTGCGCCGAGGCCGAAGAGATGCGCGCCAGATTGACTGCTCGAAAACAAGAATTGGAAGAGATCCTTCACGATCTCGAGGCTAGAATTGAGGAGGAAGAAGAACGCGCCAACACCCTCAGCAACGACAAGAAAAAGTTGCAACTGACCATTCAGGATTTGGAAGAACAGTTGGAAGAAGAAGAGGGTGCTCGACAGAAGTTGCAACTGGAGAAAGTGCAGTGCGACGGCAAAATAAAGAAACTGGAAGAAGACTTGGCGTTGAGCGATGACACGAATCAAAAGCTTCTCAAAGAGAAGAAGGTGTTGGAGGAGCGGAGCAACGATTTAAGTCAGACTTTGGCGGAAGAAGAAGAGAAGGCCAAACATCTGGCCAAGCTGAAGGCGAAACACGAAGCTACGATAGCCGAACTGGAGGAGCGTCTGTTGAAGGACCACCAACAGAGACAGGAGTCGGATCGTTCCAAACGCAAAGTCGAGACCGAAGTGAACGACTTGAAAGAACAACTGTCCGAGAAGCGATTGCAGCTGGAAGAGATGCAGCTGCAGTTGGGCaagaaagaagaagaattGGCCCAGGCCATGGTCAGAGTCGACGAAGAGGGAGCTCTGAAAGCTCAGTCTCAGAAGGCGCTCCGCGAATTGGAGAGTCAGTTGTCCGAGCTTCAGGAAGATTTAGAAGCGGAGAAGGCGGCGAGGAGCAAAGCTGAAAAGTTGAAGCGCGACCTGAACGAAGAATTGGAAGCTTTGAAAAACGAGCTTTTGGACTCGTTGGACACCACCGCAGCTCAACAGGAGTTGAGGTCCAAACGCGAACAAGAACTTGCCAATTTGAAGAAGAATTTGGAAGACGAGAATCAAGTCCACGAAGCTACTCTCGCAGAAATGAGACACAAGCACACGCAAGAGTTGGGAAGCGTGAACGAACAACTGGAAACCATCAAGAAGCAGAAGATGAGCGTGGAGAAGGCGAAACAAGCTTTGGAGGCAGAAAACGCGGATTTGGCGAGTGAGTTGAGAAACGTGGGGGCCAGCAGACAGGAAGGCGAGAGGAGGAGAAAACAGGCCGAGAGTCAGCTGGTCGAAGTACAAGGCAAGTTGGTCGAAGTGGAGAGAGTGAGGGTGGAACTCCAGGAGAAGGCGCAGAAGTTGCAGCAGGAGATGGACAACATCGTCCAGCAGTTAGAGGAGGCCGAGTTGAAAGCGTCCGCGGCGGTGAAGAATCAAGCAACGATAGAGTCGCAGTTTGCCGAAGCTCAAAGCGCTCTAGAGGAAGAAACACGCCAGAAGTTGGCGTTGAGTTCCAAGTTGAGACAGTTGGAGTCGGACAAAGAGAATCTGCAAGAGCAGATCGAAGAAGAGGAGGAGGCCAAGAAGAACTTGGAGAAACAGGTGAACACTTTGGCCGTTCAGCTGGCCGAGGCGAAGAAGAAGGCCGAGGACGAAGCCGAACAGTCGGCTATTTTGGAAGAGAGCAAGAAGAAGCTCGCCAAAGATTTGGAACTGTTGCAACGTCAAGTCGAAGAGTTGACAGCGGCCAACGACAAACTGGAGCGAAGCAAGAAGAAGGTCGCGGCGGAGCTCGAAGACACCAACATCGACCTCGAGACGCAGAGGCAGAAGGTGACCGAGCTCGAGAAGAAGCAGAAGAACTTCGACAAGGTGTTGGCTGAGGAGAAGCAAGTCAGCGAACAGTTGATGAGCGAGAAGGATGCCGCCGAAAGGGAGGCCCGCGAGAAAGAAACTCGGGTTCTGTCGTTGAGCCGTGAACTGGACGAGTCCAATGTCAAGGTTGAGGAGTTGGAGAGGACCAAGAGACAACTCCAGGCCGAATTGGACGAGCTGGTCAACAACCAAGGCACCGCCGACAAGAACGTGCACGAGCTGGAGAAGGCCAAACGTTCCCTCGAAACTCAACTGGCCGAGTTGAAGGCCCAGAACGAAGAACTGGAAGACGAGCTCCAGCTGACCGAAGACGCCAAGCTCAGATTGGAGGTGAACATGCAAGCGCTGCGGGCGCAGTTCGAACGCGACGTGCAAGCGAAAGAAGAACAAGCGGAGGAGAAACGCAGAGGTATCGTCAAGCAGCTGAGAGATCTCGAGGCGGAGTTGGACGAAGAGAGGAAGCAGAGGGCTTCCGCGGTGACCGCGAGGAAGAAGCTTGAAG GCGACCTCAAAGAGTTGGAGGCTCAAATCGAGATGCAGTGCAAGATGAAGGAAGACGCTCTCAAGCAGCTGAAGAAGTCGCAGCAGCAGTGCAAGGAGGCGGTCAGAGACGCCGAAGAGGCGCGCGCCTCCCGCGACGAACTCGCCGCCGGCTGCAAGGAAGCCGAGCGCAAGGTGAAGACCTTGGAGGCGGAAGTTCTTCAGTTGAGTGAAGACCACGCCAGTGCGGAGAGGGCCCGGCGCGCAGCCGAGGCCGAACGCGACGAGCTCCTGGAGGAGGTGAACAACAGCAACAGCAAAGGGGCGTTGCTGATTGATGAGAAGCGCCGCCTCGAGGCGAGAATCGCCACCCTAGAAGAGGAGATCGAGGAAGAGCAGAGCAACAACGAACTGTTGCAGGACAGGACCCGCAAGGCCCAGCTGACCATCGAACAGTTGACCTCCGAGCTGGCCACCGAAAGGTCGCAAGCCCAGAAACAGGAGTCCAGCAAGCTGCTGCTCGAGAGACAGAACAAGGAGCTGAAGGCGAAGCTGACGGAGCTGGAGACGGCTCAAAGAACGAAAACGAAAGCGACGATCGCGGCGCTCGAGAGCAAGATCACCAATCTCGAGGAGCAGCTCGAGGTGGAGGCCAAAGAAAGGTTGGCCCAGCAGAAGACCAACAGGAAGTTGGACAAGAGGCTGAAGGAGCTAGTCATGCAATTGGAAGACGAGCGTCGTCACGCCGACCAATACAAGGAGCAAGTCGACAAGGCCAATTCGAGGGTGAAAACGCTCAAGAGACAGTTGGACGAGGCCGAGGAGGAGATCACCAGGGAGAAGGCGCAGAAGAGGAAGGTGCAGAGGGACTACGAAGACATGCTCGAGAGTAACGAGTCCATGACCCGTGAACTCAACAATCTGAAGAGCAAGCTGAG GCGCGGCACTGGTGCCAGTAGTGGCATGGGCTTGCCCAGACTCAGTGGTCGAGGTTCGATTCAATCGGGTGGTAATGGCTCTGGTGACGATTCCACAATACAAGACGACGCCGTCGACGGTGAAGACGCTcccaattaa